In Temnothorax longispinosus isolate EJ_2023e chromosome 2, Tlon_JGU_v1, whole genome shotgun sequence, one DNA window encodes the following:
- the Dop1 gene encoding dopamine receptor, D1 isoform X3, translating to MYPDTTTTTPSLTGRPPRISNLTDGEEDLPEDAFSLLSVLLVGLLLVILIFFSVAGNVLVCVAIYTDRGLRRIGNLFLASLAVADLFVGGLVMTFAGVNDLLGYWIFGMWFCDIWIAFDVMCSTASILNLCAISLDRYIHIKDPLRYGRWVTRRVAIGGIIVVWLLAGLISFVPISLDLHRNDDDDQPTFDEVEEHPTCALDITPTYAVVSSCISFYVPCIVMLGIYCRLYCYAQKHVKSIRAVTKLPDTSMAKSFRSKSSRCKPPKPQTKTKPTSPYHVSDHKAAITVGVIMGVFLVCWVPFFCVNIVAAYCKTCISHRAFQVLTWFGYSNSAFNPIIYSIFNTEFREAFKRILTKGARARGNQPSTSECAKERRLWCSTV from the exons AGTAACCTGACAGACGGGGAAGAAGATCTGCCTGAAGACGCTTTCTCGCTGCTGTCGGTGCTCCTAGTTG GACTCCTCCTCGTGATCCTGATATTCTTCTCCGTCGCCGGCAACGTCCTGGTCTGCGTGGCGATCTACACCGACCGCGGGCTACGGAGGATCGGCAACCTCTTCCTGGCCTCCCTGGCCGTCGCCGACCTCTTCGTCGGTGGGCTGGTGATGACCTTTGCCGGGGTCAACGATCTCCTCGGCTACTGGATCTTCGGAATGTGGTTTTGCGACATCTGGATCGCCTTCGATGTTATGTGCAGCACTGCCTCTATCCTGAATCTATGCGCCATATCGCTCGACCGTTACATACACATCAAGGATCCCCTCAG GTACGGCCGTTGGGTGACCAGAAGAGTTGCCATTGGCGGCATCATCGTTGTGTGGCTCCTAGCAGGACTCATATCCTTTGTACCGATCAGTCTAGATCTTCACAggaatgatgatgatgatcaACCTACGTTTGACGAAGTGGAG GAGCACCCTACGTGTGCCCTAGACATTACACCCACCTATGCGGTGGTGTCCTCTTGCATATCTTTCTACGTGCCCTGCATCGTGATGCTGGGTATTTACTGCAG GCTCTATTGCTACGCGCAGAAACACGTGAAGAGTATCCGAGCAGTGACGAAGCTGCCGGACACCTCCATGGCCAAGAGTTTTCGCTCGAAGAGCAGTCGCTGCAAGCCACCGAAGCCGCAGACGAAGACGAAGCCAACCAGCCCTTACCATGTCTCCGACCACAAGGCCGCGATCACCGTCGGCGTAATCATGGGCGTATTCCTGGTATGCTGGGTACCCTTCTTCTGCGTCAACATCGTCGCAGCCTACTGCAAGACCTGCATATCTCACCGAGCGTTCCAG GTTCTCACGTGGTTCGGCTACAGTAACTCGGCCTTCAACCCGATAATCTACAGCATCTTCAACACTGAGTTTCGGGAGGCGTTCAAGAGGATCCTCACGAAGGGGGCACGCGCGCGGGGCAACCAGCCGTCGACCAGCGAGTGCG cGAAGGAGCGAAGGCTGTGGTGTTCGACCGTGTAA
- the Dop1 gene encoding dopamine receptor, D1 isoform X2, giving the protein MILPQSNLTDGEEDLPEDAFSLLSVLLVGLLLVILIFFSVAGNVLVCVAIYTDRGLRRIGNLFLASLAVADLFVGGLVMTFAGVNDLLGYWIFGMWFCDIWIAFDVMCSTASILNLCAISLDRYIHIKDPLRYGRWVTRRVAIGGIIVVWLLAGLISFVPISLDLHRNDDDDQPTFDEVEEHPTCALDITPTYAVVSSCISFYVPCIVMLGIYCRLYCYAQKHVKSIRAVTKLPDTSMAKSFRSKSSRCKPPKPQTKTKPTSPYHVSDHKAAITVGVIMGVFLVCWVPFFCVNIVAAYCKTCISHRAFQVLTWFGYSNSAFNPIIYSIFNTEFREAFKRILTKGARARGNQPSTSECGEFRSVVVQKRNGSMVECNISPRSSADSCQVGMMAQRHRDTIVSAI; this is encoded by the exons AGTAACCTGACAGACGGGGAAGAAGATCTGCCTGAAGACGCTTTCTCGCTGCTGTCGGTGCTCCTAGTTG GACTCCTCCTCGTGATCCTGATATTCTTCTCCGTCGCCGGCAACGTCCTGGTCTGCGTGGCGATCTACACCGACCGCGGGCTACGGAGGATCGGCAACCTCTTCCTGGCCTCCCTGGCCGTCGCCGACCTCTTCGTCGGTGGGCTGGTGATGACCTTTGCCGGGGTCAACGATCTCCTCGGCTACTGGATCTTCGGAATGTGGTTTTGCGACATCTGGATCGCCTTCGATGTTATGTGCAGCACTGCCTCTATCCTGAATCTATGCGCCATATCGCTCGACCGTTACATACACATCAAGGATCCCCTCAG GTACGGCCGTTGGGTGACCAGAAGAGTTGCCATTGGCGGCATCATCGTTGTGTGGCTCCTAGCAGGACTCATATCCTTTGTACCGATCAGTCTAGATCTTCACAggaatgatgatgatgatcaACCTACGTTTGACGAAGTGGAG GAGCACCCTACGTGTGCCCTAGACATTACACCCACCTATGCGGTGGTGTCCTCTTGCATATCTTTCTACGTGCCCTGCATCGTGATGCTGGGTATTTACTGCAG GCTCTATTGCTACGCGCAGAAACACGTGAAGAGTATCCGAGCAGTGACGAAGCTGCCGGACACCTCCATGGCCAAGAGTTTTCGCTCGAAGAGCAGTCGCTGCAAGCCACCGAAGCCGCAGACGAAGACGAAGCCAACCAGCCCTTACCATGTCTCCGACCACAAGGCCGCGATCACCGTCGGCGTAATCATGGGCGTATTCCTGGTATGCTGGGTACCCTTCTTCTGCGTCAACATCGTCGCAGCCTACTGCAAGACCTGCATATCTCACCGAGCGTTCCAG GTTCTCACGTGGTTCGGCTACAGTAACTCGGCCTTCAACCCGATAATCTACAGCATCTTCAACACTGAGTTTCGGGAGGCGTTCAAGAGGATCCTCACGAAGGGGGCACGCGCGCGGGGCAACCAGCCGTCGACCAGCGAGTGCGGTGAGTTCCGTTCAGTGGTGGTGCAGAAGCGGAACGGCTCCATGGTCGAGTGTAACATCAGTCCGAGATCGAGCGCGGACAGCTGCCAGGTCGGCATGATGGCTCAACGACATCGCGACACCATCGTCAGTGCCATATAA
- the Dop1 gene encoding dopamine receptor, D1 isoform X1: protein MYPDTTTTTPSLTGRPPRISNLTDGEEDLPEDAFSLLSVLLVGLLLVILIFFSVAGNVLVCVAIYTDRGLRRIGNLFLASLAVADLFVGGLVMTFAGVNDLLGYWIFGMWFCDIWIAFDVMCSTASILNLCAISLDRYIHIKDPLRYGRWVTRRVAIGGIIVVWLLAGLISFVPISLDLHRNDDDDQPTFDEVEEHPTCALDITPTYAVVSSCISFYVPCIVMLGIYCRLYCYAQKHVKSIRAVTKLPDTSMAKSFRSKSSRCKPPKPQTKTKPTSPYHVSDHKAAITVGVIMGVFLVCWVPFFCVNIVAAYCKTCISHRAFQVLTWFGYSNSAFNPIIYSIFNTEFREAFKRILTKGARARGNQPSTSECGEFRSVVVQKRNGSMVECNISPRSSADSCQVGMMAQRHRDTIVSAI from the exons AGTAACCTGACAGACGGGGAAGAAGATCTGCCTGAAGACGCTTTCTCGCTGCTGTCGGTGCTCCTAGTTG GACTCCTCCTCGTGATCCTGATATTCTTCTCCGTCGCCGGCAACGTCCTGGTCTGCGTGGCGATCTACACCGACCGCGGGCTACGGAGGATCGGCAACCTCTTCCTGGCCTCCCTGGCCGTCGCCGACCTCTTCGTCGGTGGGCTGGTGATGACCTTTGCCGGGGTCAACGATCTCCTCGGCTACTGGATCTTCGGAATGTGGTTTTGCGACATCTGGATCGCCTTCGATGTTATGTGCAGCACTGCCTCTATCCTGAATCTATGCGCCATATCGCTCGACCGTTACATACACATCAAGGATCCCCTCAG GTACGGCCGTTGGGTGACCAGAAGAGTTGCCATTGGCGGCATCATCGTTGTGTGGCTCCTAGCAGGACTCATATCCTTTGTACCGATCAGTCTAGATCTTCACAggaatgatgatgatgatcaACCTACGTTTGACGAAGTGGAG GAGCACCCTACGTGTGCCCTAGACATTACACCCACCTATGCGGTGGTGTCCTCTTGCATATCTTTCTACGTGCCCTGCATCGTGATGCTGGGTATTTACTGCAG GCTCTATTGCTACGCGCAGAAACACGTGAAGAGTATCCGAGCAGTGACGAAGCTGCCGGACACCTCCATGGCCAAGAGTTTTCGCTCGAAGAGCAGTCGCTGCAAGCCACCGAAGCCGCAGACGAAGACGAAGCCAACCAGCCCTTACCATGTCTCCGACCACAAGGCCGCGATCACCGTCGGCGTAATCATGGGCGTATTCCTGGTATGCTGGGTACCCTTCTTCTGCGTCAACATCGTCGCAGCCTACTGCAAGACCTGCATATCTCACCGAGCGTTCCAG GTTCTCACGTGGTTCGGCTACAGTAACTCGGCCTTCAACCCGATAATCTACAGCATCTTCAACACTGAGTTTCGGGAGGCGTTCAAGAGGATCCTCACGAAGGGGGCACGCGCGCGGGGCAACCAGCCGTCGACCAGCGAGTGCGGTGAGTTCCGTTCAGTGGTGGTGCAGAAGCGGAACGGCTCCATGGTCGAGTGTAACATCAGTCCGAGATCGAGCGCGGACAGCTGCCAGGTCGGCATGATGGCTCAACGACATCGCGACACCATCGTCAGTGCCATATAA
- the Dop1 gene encoding dopamine receptor, D1 isoform X4, protein MTFAGVNDLLGYWIFGMWFCDIWIAFDVMCSTASILNLCAISLDRYIHIKDPLRYGRWVTRRVAIGGIIVVWLLAGLISFVPISLDLHRNDDDDQPTFDEVEEHPTCALDITPTYAVVSSCISFYVPCIVMLGIYCRLYCYAQKHVKSIRAVTKLPDTSMAKSFRSKSSRCKPPKPQTKTKPTSPYHVSDHKAAITVGVIMGVFLVCWVPFFCVNIVAAYCKTCISHRAFQVLTWFGYSNSAFNPIIYSIFNTEFREAFKRILTKGARARGNQPSTSECGEFRSVVVQKRNGSMVECNISPRSSADSCQVGMMAQRHRDTIVSAI, encoded by the exons ATGACCTTTGCCGGGGTCAACGATCTCCTCGGCTACTGGATCTTCGGAATGTGGTTTTGCGACATCTGGATCGCCTTCGATGTTATGTGCAGCACTGCCTCTATCCTGAATCTATGCGCCATATCGCTCGACCGTTACATACACATCAAGGATCCCCTCAG GTACGGCCGTTGGGTGACCAGAAGAGTTGCCATTGGCGGCATCATCGTTGTGTGGCTCCTAGCAGGACTCATATCCTTTGTACCGATCAGTCTAGATCTTCACAggaatgatgatgatgatcaACCTACGTTTGACGAAGTGGAG GAGCACCCTACGTGTGCCCTAGACATTACACCCACCTATGCGGTGGTGTCCTCTTGCATATCTTTCTACGTGCCCTGCATCGTGATGCTGGGTATTTACTGCAG GCTCTATTGCTACGCGCAGAAACACGTGAAGAGTATCCGAGCAGTGACGAAGCTGCCGGACACCTCCATGGCCAAGAGTTTTCGCTCGAAGAGCAGTCGCTGCAAGCCACCGAAGCCGCAGACGAAGACGAAGCCAACCAGCCCTTACCATGTCTCCGACCACAAGGCCGCGATCACCGTCGGCGTAATCATGGGCGTATTCCTGGTATGCTGGGTACCCTTCTTCTGCGTCAACATCGTCGCAGCCTACTGCAAGACCTGCATATCTCACCGAGCGTTCCAG GTTCTCACGTGGTTCGGCTACAGTAACTCGGCCTTCAACCCGATAATCTACAGCATCTTCAACACTGAGTTTCGGGAGGCGTTCAAGAGGATCCTCACGAAGGGGGCACGCGCGCGGGGCAACCAGCCGTCGACCAGCGAGTGCGGTGAGTTCCGTTCAGTGGTGGTGCAGAAGCGGAACGGCTCCATGGTCGAGTGTAACATCAGTCCGAGATCGAGCGCGGACAGCTGCCAGGTCGGCATGATGGCTCAACGACATCGCGACACCATCGTCAGTGCCATATAA